The sequence GAGTTTGCTGATAAAGCTCATAAGAAAGTGATGAAGGTAGTGCGCTCAGATGGATTTGACCGCCTGACTTACATGCTTCAATTATTACAATTTATGGCAAAATCGAAAGAGTATCGATTGCTAGCCGGGCGGTTTTATCAGGTTGGAAAGCACAACTTTACCAGCGATCGCCTGACAAAGGTTATGCATTATCTTAATGCAAATTACTTAGGAAAAGTTGAGCTAAAAGATGTTGCAGCTGTTGCAAATATGCACCCATCAGCTTTTTGCCGGTATTTTAAAGAGAATTCAGGCAAATCGCTCTCAGAGTTTATAAGTGAAATACGCATTGGATATGCTTGTCGTTTGCTTTTAGAAGGAAAAATGACGGTGTCGCAAATTTGTTTTGAAAGTGGATTTAATAATTTATCGAATTTTAACCGGGCATTTAAAAAGAATACGGGGTATACGCCCACTTCCTATTTTGAAGAATTTCAACGAAAATAATAAGAGTATAAAACTTAGGATTAAAAATAAATTATTGTAATGACCAGCAAACAACTAATCAGTAAAAACAATCCTTGGGAGGATGTTGGTGGCGGCGTTTCACGTCAAATTATGGGCTGGGACAACCAGATTTTGATGGTGAACGTAAAATTAGAAATGGGAGCCATTGGTGCTGGGCATACACATTTTAATACACAAACTACTTATTGTGTTACTGGCAGGTTTGAATTTACGATAGATGGTGAGAAAGTAATAGTGGAATCCGGCGACGGTTTGTATGTTCCTCCGAACATATTACACGGTGCAATTGCTCTGGAACCTGGAGTTTTGATTGATGTTTTTAGTCCAGTAAGAGAAGACTTTTTGTGAGCTTATTAGTTACGTATTTTAGAAGAATATGGCAGGTCTTTCCTATAAGCCAAACAAAACCTATTAAATAATAATTAATAGGTTTTGTTGGTTCTGAATGCCATTATCTGCTTTTTCACAAAAAGTTTGTGCAATAAAATCAGGTTCAGATTTTTGTAGTCAAAAACTATAATCTGAAAATATAATGGTTTATACGTTAATTCTCTTTGCTATTTTTTGAGCCGTTAAAGCCAATTCGGTGGCAAGAAAACAATGATCCTGTGTCATCGCGGTTTCTGTTCGATTAACTACGTCGTTAACTATTTGCTCTCCGTATGGCAGATAAACCTGCGAGCAATCGTAGTATTTCATTTCATTCTTGTTTACCAGGAATAAATGATTGCCACCTTC comes from uncultured Draconibacterium sp. and encodes:
- a CDS encoding AraC family transcriptional regulator; translated protein: MKLMHEQINFPGKSVVKVKVQEKQGFTYPWHFHSEYEIVYVLEGTGTRFVADSIEEFTSGDFVLMASNLPHFWKSDVPNEKRNSKKLVKYIVLQFLNDFFREAITDYPEFNMIKELLNRSGRGICFTKEFADKAHKKVMKVVRSDGFDRLTYMLQLLQFMAKSKEYRLLAGRFYQVGKHNFTSDRLTKVMHYLNANYLGKVELKDVAAVANMHPSAFCRYFKENSGKSLSEFISEIRIGYACRLLLEGKMTVSQICFESGFNNLSNFNRAFKKNTGYTPTSYFEEFQRK
- a CDS encoding cupin domain-containing protein: MTSKQLISKNNPWEDVGGGVSRQIMGWDNQILMVNVKLEMGAIGAGHTHFNTQTTYCVTGRFEFTIDGEKVIVESGDGLYVPPNILHGAIALEPGVLIDVFSPVREDFL